One segment of Clavelina lepadiformis chromosome 2, kaClaLepa1.1, whole genome shotgun sequence DNA contains the following:
- the LOC143446749 gene encoding octopamine receptor beta-2R-like produces the protein MAGGAVILLLAVSLGLAILTANALTMLVGIRRCRRGKANKLDICRSSLALADALTSVQPLVVVPYNFSWSMNMMPEELDKMRLALRGSPQAYVGGISYLLGITASMNHLAYMAIERFYAVAKPFNYRWQSKKSVYVGLAMTWILSAIAIFLMTFFQEWTFDYSATLFVFIPSPNAINLERSRVDSLVPLAVLYFLPYISTSVLIVGTAVMICRRQKVGGNGLQQKHSNSQRNRLQQNNHALFSRVFVFNCIINEWDNRRN, from the exons ATGGCTGGTGGCGCTGTAATATTATTGCTAGCTGTGTCTTTGGGATTGGCCATTTTGACTGCAAACGCTTTAACGATGCTTGTGGGTATTCGAAGATGTAGACGTGGCAAGGCGAATAAATTGGACATCTGCAGAAGCTCACTGGCGCTAGCCGATGCCTTGACAA GTGTACAGCCGTTAGTAGTGGTGCCTTACAACTTTAGCTGGTCGATGAATATGATGCCGGAAGAGCTCGACAAAATGCGTTTGGCTTTGCGGGGATCACCGCAAGCATATGTTGGGGGAATATCGTATTTGCTTGGGATCACTGCCTCAATGAATCATCTGGCTTATATGGCAATAGAGCGATTCTATGCTGTTGCTAAGCCGTTCAACTACAGATggcaaagcaaaaaatcaGTTTATGTTGGGTTAGCAATGACATGGATTCTATCAGCAATCGCCATTTTTCTGA TGACTTTCTTTCAAGAATGGACGTTTGATTACTCTGCAACACTTTTCGTCTTTATTCCGTCGCCGAACGCAATAAACTTAGAACGCAGTCGTGTTGACTCTCTTGTTCCTCTAGCGGTGTTGTATTTTCTCCCTTACATATCAACT AGCGTTTTAATTGTTGGAACTGCTGTGATGATCTGTCGACGTCAAAAGGTTGGAGGAAATGGacttcaacaaaaacattcaaaCTCACAAAGGAATCGTTTGCAGCAAAACAACCACGCACTG